The following coding sequences lie in one Candidatus Melainabacteria bacterium genomic window:
- a CDS encoding HAD family phosphatase: MITQQEREKLALAMSQSGTGDLDRVLAFADQAIVPVENILQLIQVRATHPAQIWDMDGTLADSEPVAFSACAAVMNRLGKRKGHDFGFTGPSLLEKYVGRSFSAMVRELQMIYNFDISESELRYYADMEKRMVMNHFRNCGLGATPGSKDLVQISIAVGFRIAIASSSTLPRILLCKRLLGLDCISDTLCFSGTDMGKSKPAPDVYLKAAAALDAAPDQCISFEDEEPGVQAAHAAGIGMKLGIIVLTPPARRTDHINRLRVKNVDAVAEDFREMPALMYRLSQNSVL, from the coding sequence ATGATTACACAACAAGAACGAGAGAAACTGGCTCTGGCAATGTCCCAGAGCGGAACAGGCGATCTTGATCGAGTTCTCGCATTCGCAGATCAGGCAATCGTGCCTGTTGAAAATATCCTCCAGCTCATTCAAGTGCGAGCAACACACCCGGCGCAAATCTGGGACATGGACGGAACGCTAGCGGACTCCGAGCCGGTAGCATTTTCGGCTTGCGCGGCGGTGATGAATCGTCTGGGCAAGCGAAAAGGACATGATTTTGGGTTCACCGGTCCGTCTTTGCTCGAGAAATATGTAGGACGATCATTCTCGGCTATGGTCAGAGAGCTTCAAATGATCTACAACTTCGATATCAGCGAATCCGAACTTCGATACTATGCCGACATGGAAAAACGGATGGTCATGAATCACTTCAGAAATTGCGGACTAGGTGCTACCCCCGGCAGCAAGGATCTGGTCCAGATAAGCATCGCTGTAGGTTTCCGCATTGCCATTGCCAGCAGCAGCACACTACCTCGCATCCTGCTATGCAAGAGATTGCTGGGCTTGGACTGCATCTCGGACACGCTATGCTTTAGCGGCACTGATATGGGGAAATCAAAACCGGCACCAGATGTCTATTTGAAAGCCGCTGCTGCCTTAGATGCCGCACCAGACCAATGCATCTCCTTCGAAGACGAAGAACCCGGTGTGCAAGCAGCTCATGCTGCAGGAATCGGTATGAAGCTAGGCATTATCGTCCTTACACCTCCAGCTCGGAGAACCGACCATATAAATCGGCTGCGCGTGAAAAATGTGGATGCAGTAGCAGAAGACTTCAGGGAGATGCCGGCTCTGATGTATCGACTCTCGCAAAACTCAGTCTTGTAA
- a CDS encoding tetratricopeptide repeat protein: MVAQTSDNTCVDRDMEFGGIWNTYVELSTTAFENGHYDVAETMLRAAYRQAPRDMDGGHTRMAIVLENLAEVFVKQKRYGKAERVYRRALGMNERARVRGARNAARICFKLAYLCLLSERLGMFDKWYQKSMEICKVATDIPLEEQATHMLKLVQYLHRQKNHELGWSIYKQVLAMRQDMQPPGAVEAIVNAAKMTVPSNVNL; the protein is encoded by the coding sequence ATGGTGGCTCAGACATCAGACAACACTTGCGTGGACAGAGATATGGAATTTGGCGGAATTTGGAACACATATGTTGAACTCAGCACGACTGCGTTCGAAAACGGACATTACGATGTAGCAGAAACAATGTTGCGAGCGGCCTACAGACAGGCCCCGCGAGACATGGACGGTGGGCACACACGCATGGCAATAGTCCTGGAGAATTTGGCGGAAGTATTCGTCAAACAGAAAAGATACGGAAAAGCTGAGCGTGTATACCGTCGGGCACTCGGCATGAATGAAAGGGCTAGAGTTCGTGGTGCACGAAATGCGGCACGTATATGCTTCAAACTAGCCTACCTCTGCTTGTTAAGCGAACGACTGGGAATGTTTGACAAGTGGTATCAAAAGTCCATGGAAATCTGCAAAGTTGCTACGGACATTCCACTGGAAGAGCAGGCAACTCACATGCTAAAGCTTGTGCAATATTTGCATAGGCAAAAGAATCATGAGCTCGGTTGGTCGATATACAAGCAAGTACTGGCGATGAGGCAAGATATGCAACCTCCAGGCGCCGTCGAAGCAATCGTAAATGCAGCCAAGATGACAGTGCCGAGCAACGTCAATTTATAA
- a CDS encoding response regulator transcription factor, which yields MAKILLVEDEADLSDLIREWLKADKHVVEVVTSGEDAIDRLKFYKYDVVILDWVLRGKSGLEVCQEYRATGGTTPILFLTAKKMIDEKEAGLDAGSDDYLTKPFDMKELSARLRALLRRPQVFSGSNLKAGGLDLDTSTRKVLYNGEELSLLPKEFALLEFFMKHQGKVFSSEALIERVWNSESDASPEVIRTYIKRLRKRLDVEGKPSLFQTVHGVGYKFEVPDGD from the coding sequence ATGGCTAAGATTTTACTTGTCGAAGATGAAGCTGATCTTTCTGATCTGATCCGAGAATGGCTGAAGGCTGACAAGCACGTTGTTGAAGTCGTTACCTCTGGGGAAGACGCGATTGACCGCCTCAAGTTCTACAAGTACGACGTTGTGATTTTGGATTGGGTTTTGAGAGGAAAAAGCGGTCTGGAAGTGTGCCAGGAGTATCGCGCAACCGGTGGAACTACACCAATTCTTTTTTTGACTGCCAAGAAAATGATTGATGAGAAAGAAGCCGGACTTGATGCTGGTTCGGATGATTATTTAACTAAGCCGTTCGACATGAAGGAATTGTCAGCACGATTGAGAGCTTTGTTGCGACGCCCTCAAGTTTTCAGTGGGTCTAATTTGAAGGCTGGCGGCCTTGACCTCGACACTAGTACACGTAAAGTGCTGTACAACGGTGAGGAGTTATCGCTTCTTCCTAAAGAGTTTGCTCTGCTCGAATTTTTCATGAAACATCAGGGCAAAGTATTCAGTTCTGAGGCGCTTATCGAGCGCGTTTGGAATTCTGAGTCGGACGCAAGTCCGGAAGTGATTCGCACTTATATAAAGCGCCTCCGTAAAAGGCTTGACGTGGAAGGCAAGCCTTCGCTGTTTCAGACTGTGCATGGAGTTGGTTATAAGTTTGAGGTTCCAGATGGCGACTAG
- a CDS encoding response regulator translates to MKILIIDDEDDVRDIASMCLGLIDGEEVLTASGGAEGLELAALHKPDVILLDLMMPIMDGSETIRRLRANSETKDIPVIFLTVKNIPSEVDRLIDLGALAVMRKPFEPTTLGSQINEIVKASLGDSARNPQEPGVN, encoded by the coding sequence ATGAAAATCCTAATAATCGACGATGAAGATGATGTCCGTGACATAGCCAGTATGTGTCTCGGTTTGATCGACGGAGAGGAAGTCTTGACTGCTTCAGGTGGCGCTGAAGGTTTAGAGCTGGCAGCGCTGCACAAACCTGACGTCATCCTTCTGGACCTTATGATGCCCATTATGGATGGTTCAGAGACTATTCGACGCTTACGTGCCAATTCTGAAACTAAAGATATTCCAGTCATATTTTTAACGGTAAAAAACATACCGAGCGAAGTCGACAGATTAATTGATCTGGGCGCCCTCGCGGTGATGCGCAAACCGTTTGAGCCAACTACGCTAGGCTCTCAGATTAATGAAATTGTCAAAGCTTCTCTCGGTGATTCAGCTAGAAATCCCCAAGAACCAGGCGTCAATTAG
- a CDS encoding DNA-binding protein: MNSNRTCVLEPVNVSDDRSLWTTAQAALVLNRSERSVRRLVQQGTIAGHKVKGKFGEEWRIIPFTTESTRMKTIDHDENHEFSQDYAENLHVNNAPILYKSITPRPSLWTTIINLLKLLLCWNTRQNKMTSQTFETQN; encoded by the coding sequence ATGAACTCGAACAGAACGTGTGTACTGGAGCCAGTCAATGTCAGTGACGATCGGTCACTCTGGACAACTGCTCAAGCAGCCCTTGTACTTAACAGATCAGAAAGAAGTGTCCGTCGTCTCGTGCAACAAGGAACAATTGCCGGACATAAAGTAAAAGGCAAATTTGGCGAGGAATGGCGCATCATACCGTTCACTACCGAATCAACCAGGATGAAGACAATTGATCACGATGAGAATCACGAATTCTCCCAAGATTACGCGGAGAATCTACACGTGAATAATGCCCCCATTCTCTACAAATCAATCACGCCCCGACCTTCGCTTTGGACGACGATCATCAACCTACTTAAATTACTTCTGTGTTGGAATACAAGACAAAACAAAATGACCAGCCAAACATTCGAAACGCAAAACTGA
- a CDS encoding response regulator transcription factor: MFSLGTNAGIGLTIDTGKSASILLVEDDVDIALVMESWLRSQRYSVQVAKSGEEALQILQDSRFDILILDWMLPGLSGLQVCQHARREGDNCLIIMLTNKAHVAEKEIALDAGADDYLTKPFNLRELSARLRALLRRPKLFRGFTYQIKDLILDCSKFTVQKGGVDVPLLPREFALLEFLMRNADVVFSPEEILNNVWASEAQASPDTIRTYIKKLRRKLDTPGRLSMFRTVHSVGYCLDSDNV; encoded by the coding sequence ATGTTTAGTCTGGGAACAAATGCCGGCATTGGCTTGACCATTGATACCGGCAAATCAGCATCAATTTTGCTTGTCGAGGATGACGTCGACATTGCACTTGTCATGGAATCGTGGCTTCGTTCACAACGTTATTCCGTGCAAGTAGCAAAATCTGGCGAGGAAGCTCTACAGATTCTACAAGATTCAAGGTTTGATATTTTGATTTTAGACTGGATGCTTCCTGGACTTTCCGGATTGCAGGTTTGCCAGCACGCGCGCAGAGAGGGGGATAACTGTTTGATCATTATGCTGACCAATAAGGCGCATGTAGCAGAAAAGGAGATAGCCCTCGATGCCGGAGCTGATGATTACCTTACTAAACCCTTCAATCTAAGAGAACTCTCCGCTCGACTGAGAGCATTGTTGCGGCGACCGAAACTATTTCGAGGATTTACTTATCAAATCAAGGACCTTATTCTGGATTGCAGCAAATTTACTGTTCAGAAAGGCGGTGTCGACGTGCCTCTGCTGCCGCGAGAGTTCGCCTTGTTAGAATTTCTAATGCGTAATGCTGACGTGGTTTTTAGTCCAGAAGAGATTCTGAATAACGTTTGGGCGTCGGAGGCACAGGCATCTCCCGACACCATCCGAACGTATATAAAAAAGCTGCGCCGCAAGCTTGACACACCCGGGCGTTTGTCTATGTTCAGAACCGTTCATTCAGTCGGCTACTGTCTTGACTCTGATAACGTCTAA